In Nonomuraea sp. NBC_00507, the following are encoded in one genomic region:
- the purE gene encoding 5-(carboxyamino)imidazole ribonucleotide mutase: protein MKIGIVMGSDSDWPVMKAAAEAVAEFGVPFEADVVSAHRMPAEMIEYGRQAASRGLQVIIAGAGGAAHLPGMLASVTPLPVIGVPVPLKYLDGMDSLLSIVQMPAGVPVATVAVGGARNAGLLAVRILAASDADLRRRMEEFQERLKEQAYAKGERLRAEAAEL, encoded by the coding sequence ATGAAAATCGGCATCGTGATGGGCAGCGACTCCGACTGGCCGGTGATGAAGGCCGCGGCGGAGGCGGTGGCGGAGTTCGGCGTGCCCTTCGAGGCGGACGTCGTGTCCGCGCACCGCATGCCGGCCGAGATGATCGAATACGGTCGTCAGGCCGCCTCGCGGGGCCTCCAGGTGATCATCGCGGGCGCCGGCGGGGCCGCGCACCTGCCCGGCATGCTGGCGTCGGTGACGCCGCTGCCGGTGATCGGGGTGCCGGTGCCGCTGAAATACCTCGACGGCATGGACTCTCTGCTGTCGATCGTCCAAATGCCGGCCGGGGTCCCGGTCGCCACGGTGGCGGTGGGCGGGGCACGTAACGCGGGCCTGCTGGCCGTACGCATCCTCGCCGCCTCCGACGCCGATCTTCGCCGGCGCATGGAGGAGTTCCAGGAGCGGCTCAAGGAGCAGGCGTACGCCAAGGGTGAGCGCCTGCGTGCCGAGGCCGCCGAGCTCTGA
- a CDS encoding GtrA family protein — protein sequence MDFVKRLYERFAALVHELAKFGSIGAVAFVLDTGVYNLFLLGLEWGPLTSKVLATTISATFAYAGNRFWTFRHREQSGLGREYFLFFLLNGIALLFGLLVIGFTKYTLNLDDGLSLNIANFLGVGLGTLFRYWSYKKWVFLEATEPLPVELPEAVRQDR from the coding sequence GTGGACTTCGTTAAACGCCTCTACGAGCGGTTCGCGGCCCTTGTGCATGAGCTGGCCAAGTTCGGCAGCATCGGCGCCGTCGCCTTCGTCCTCGACACCGGGGTCTACAACCTCTTCCTGCTGGGGCTGGAGTGGGGGCCGCTGACGTCCAAGGTCCTGGCGACCACGATCTCGGCGACGTTCGCCTACGCGGGCAATCGCTTCTGGACGTTCCGGCACCGCGAGCAGAGCGGGCTGGGGCGCGAATACTTCCTGTTCTTCCTGCTCAACGGCATCGCACTGCTGTTCGGGCTGCTGGTGATCGGCTTCACCAAATACACGCTCAACCTGGACGACGGCCTCAGCCTCAACATCGCCAACTTCTTGGGCGTCGGGCTCGGCACGCTGTTCCGCTACTGGTCTTACAAGAAGTGGGTTTTCTTGGAGGCCACCGAGCCGCTCCCGGTCGAGCTGCCCGAGGCCGTCAGGCAGGACCGCTGA
- a CDS encoding response regulator transcription factor — MTCVLLAEDDTSISEPLARALRREGYQVEVSPDGPQALERALSGGIDLIVLDLGLPEMDGLEVARRIRAEGHGTPVLILTARVDEVDTVVGLDAGADDYVTKPFRLAELLARVRALLRRGTSETPVVQGVRIDADSRRAWMGEKELHLTTKEFDLLRVLVRDAGKVVTREQIMREVWDTNWWGSTKTLDMHISWLRRKLGDDAAKPRYITTVRGVGFRFERE; from the coding sequence ATGACCTGCGTACTTCTAGCCGAGGACGACACCTCGATCTCTGAGCCTCTTGCGCGTGCTCTGCGCCGTGAGGGCTATCAGGTCGAGGTGAGCCCGGATGGCCCACAGGCCCTCGAGAGGGCACTGTCGGGCGGCATCGACCTCATTGTTCTTGATCTTGGTCTTCCAGAGATGGACGGCCTGGAAGTGGCCCGCCGGATCCGGGCCGAGGGCCACGGCACTCCAGTTCTCATACTCACCGCCCGCGTCGACGAGGTCGACACCGTCGTCGGGCTCGACGCCGGCGCGGACGACTACGTCACCAAACCGTTCCGGCTGGCCGAGCTGCTGGCCCGAGTACGCGCGCTGCTACGTCGCGGCACCTCCGAGACCCCGGTCGTCCAGGGGGTGCGGATCGACGCCGACTCGCGGCGCGCCTGGATGGGGGAGAAAGAGCTACATCTCACGACCAAGGAGTTCGACCTGCTGCGCGTGCTCGTACGGGACGCCGGCAAGGTGGTCACCCGCGAGCAGATCATGCGCGAGGTGTGGGACACCAACTGGTGGGGTTCCACCAAGACACTCGACATGCACATCTCGTGGTTGCGCCGCAAACTCGGCGACGACGCCGCCAAGCCTCGCTACATCACGACCGTCCGGGGAGTCGGCTTCCGGTTCGAACGCGAGTAG
- a CDS encoding NAD-dependent epimerase/dehydratase family protein, translating to MTLQVFLAGGTGVLGRRIVPLLVAHGYTVTATTRDEAKAALLRDLGAVPVQVDVYDAAALRTAVRESGADVVMHQLTDLSGGDFAANSRIREIGTRNLVDAALAAGVRRIVAQSIAWVYEPGDDPAAEETPLDVNAPETRRPMVEAVASLESAVRELPEWVVLRYGMFYGPGTWFEPRGQRAEQARSGALMADADVTSFVHVDDAAAAAVQALEWPSGPVNVCDDEPAPAHHWLPAFCRAVGAPAPPQDDAPRNGFARGADNRYARKRLGWTPAYVSWRDGFAAYGISR from the coding sequence ATGACCTTGCAGGTGTTCCTGGCCGGCGGCACCGGGGTGCTGGGCCGCCGGATCGTCCCGCTCCTGGTCGCCCACGGCTACACGGTGACCGCGACGACCCGTGACGAGGCGAAGGCCGCGCTGCTGCGCGACCTGGGCGCCGTTCCCGTGCAGGTGGACGTGTACGACGCCGCCGCGCTGCGGACCGCGGTGCGTGAGTCCGGCGCCGACGTCGTGATGCACCAGCTGACGGATCTGAGCGGGGGTGACTTCGCCGCCAACAGCCGGATCCGCGAGATCGGCACCCGCAACCTGGTCGACGCGGCCCTGGCGGCTGGAGTGCGGCGCATCGTGGCGCAGAGCATCGCGTGGGTGTACGAGCCGGGCGACGACCCCGCCGCCGAGGAGACCCCGCTCGACGTGAACGCGCCCGAGACACGCCGGCCCATGGTCGAGGCGGTGGCGAGCTTGGAGTCGGCGGTCCGGGAGCTGCCGGAGTGGGTGGTGCTGCGCTACGGGATGTTTTACGGCCCCGGCACCTGGTTCGAGCCGCGTGGGCAACGGGCGGAGCAGGCCCGCTCGGGCGCGCTCATGGCCGATGCGGACGTGACGAGCTTCGTGCACGTCGACGACGCGGCGGCCGCCGCCGTACAGGCCCTGGAATGGCCGTCCGGTCCGGTGAACGTCTGTGACGACGAGCCCGCGCCCGCACATCACTGGCTGCCCGCCTTCTGCCGGGCCGTCGGCGCGCCCGCGCCGCCTCAGGACGACGCGCCGCGGAACGGGTTCGCTCGCGGCGCGGACAATCGTTACGCCCGTAAGCGCCTCGGCTGGACGCCTGCGTACGTGTCCTGGAGGGACGGCTTCGCGGCTTACGGGATCAGCCGGTAG
- a CDS encoding 5-(carboxyamino)imidazole ribonucleotide synthase, which yields MSSYHPIGPVVGIVGAGQLARMSQPPAIALGVELRVLAGAPDESAARVIVDTRIGDYRDLDVLREFAQGCDAITFDHEHVPTEHIRALAKSGHAVHPGADALVHAQDKAAMRERLTAIGVPCPAWARVSSAKDVSGFADEHGWPVVLKAVRGGYDGRGVWVCADAAEAEEAFASGTELMAEAFVPFERELAVLVARSPHGQGVSYPVVETVQQDGICVEVLAPAPDLDQEDAAQAQRIGLKIAHELGVTGLLAVEMFQTARGLVVNELAMRPHNSGHWTIEGARTSQFEQHLRAVLDLPLGSPTMTAQAVVMVNLLGGDDPDLFKRYEHVLAHDPGIKMHFYGKQVRPGRKIGHVTALGSNLDEVRARARHAAVYLTTGEYT from the coding sequence GTGAGTTCATACCACCCCATCGGCCCGGTCGTCGGCATCGTCGGCGCCGGCCAGCTGGCCAGGATGTCGCAGCCGCCCGCCATCGCACTCGGCGTCGAGCTGCGGGTGCTCGCCGGTGCTCCGGATGAGAGCGCCGCACGGGTGATCGTCGACACGCGCATCGGAGACTACCGCGATCTGGACGTTCTTCGCGAGTTCGCCCAAGGTTGCGACGCGATCACGTTCGACCACGAGCACGTCCCGACCGAGCACATCAGGGCTCTGGCGAAGAGCGGCCACGCCGTTCACCCGGGGGCCGACGCCCTCGTGCACGCGCAGGACAAGGCGGCCATGCGCGAGCGGCTGACCGCGATCGGCGTGCCCTGCCCGGCCTGGGCGCGGGTGTCGTCGGCGAAGGACGTCTCGGGCTTCGCGGACGAGCACGGCTGGCCCGTGGTGCTGAAGGCGGTGCGCGGCGGCTACGACGGCCGCGGCGTGTGGGTGTGCGCTGACGCCGCCGAGGCGGAGGAGGCGTTCGCGTCCGGCACCGAGCTGATGGCCGAGGCGTTCGTGCCGTTCGAGCGGGAGTTGGCGGTGCTGGTGGCCCGCTCGCCGCACGGCCAGGGCGTCAGTTACCCGGTCGTGGAGACCGTGCAGCAGGACGGCATCTGCGTCGAGGTGCTCGCGCCCGCCCCCGATCTCGACCAGGAGGACGCCGCGCAGGCCCAGCGCATCGGCCTGAAGATCGCCCACGAGCTGGGAGTGACCGGGCTGCTGGCGGTCGAGATGTTCCAGACGGCCCGCGGTCTGGTGGTCAACGAGCTGGCCATGCGGCCACACAACAGCGGCCACTGGACGATCGAGGGCGCGCGGACGTCGCAGTTCGAGCAGCATCTGAGGGCCGTGCTGGATCTGCCGCTCGGCTCGCCCACGATGACCGCCCAGGCCGTCGTCATGGTCAACCTGCTGGGCGGCGACGACCCCGACCTGTTCAAGCGCTACGAGCACGTGCTGGCCCACGACCCCGGCATCAAGATGCACTTCTACGGCAAGCAGGTGCGTCCCGGCCGCAAGATCGGCCACGTGACCGCCCTCGGCTCCAACCTGGACGAGGTCCGCGCCCGCGCTCGCCACGCCGCCGTCTACCTGACCACCGGGGAATACACATGA
- a CDS encoding ATP-binding protein, which produces MRRRLLTSTLVVAVIAVLLLGVPLGVVVSRLIVDEAAQELGAEAKRLVGEVEYARVQETPLDPQQLEQKYPGRYIQIWERGTPLRVTVVGTPPPSGHLMTEDAQTNTGVYVRISRDRDQVERDVRARLLLIVALAVAALAVAVSLAVVQSRRLTLPLQDLAKIAERLGSGDARPSKHRYGIPELDRVAQVLDRSATRISDLLTREREFATDASHQLRTPLTGLTMRLEEIVAASDHPEVVREEGEAAIVQAERLTAVIDELLSAARRQRHAQAEPVAIDIVLGQQITEWEPVFRDAGRMLRLEGARELMAMATTGGFGQVIASLLENSLRHGGGAVTITTSSGDNYVVIEVADEGPGIADEIAPKIFDRNVSGGGGTGLGLTLARALAAADGGRLELVRRRPATFAIFLRPANEDSRSRVVSGPA; this is translated from the coding sequence ATGCGCCGTCGACTGCTCACCTCCACCCTGGTCGTCGCGGTTATCGCGGTCCTGTTGCTGGGGGTCCCCCTGGGCGTCGTAGTGAGCCGCCTGATCGTCGACGAGGCGGCTCAAGAGCTCGGGGCTGAGGCAAAACGCCTCGTGGGAGAGGTCGAGTATGCCCGCGTGCAGGAGACACCGCTGGATCCCCAGCAACTGGAGCAGAAATACCCAGGCAGGTACATACAGATCTGGGAGCGCGGAACCCCCCTTCGGGTGACCGTTGTCGGCACGCCGCCGCCGTCCGGTCACCTGATGACAGAGGACGCGCAGACCAACACGGGCGTCTACGTCCGGATAAGTCGTGACCGCGATCAGGTTGAGCGGGATGTCCGGGCCCGCCTGCTCCTCATCGTCGCCCTGGCCGTGGCCGCCCTGGCGGTGGCCGTCAGTCTGGCCGTCGTACAGTCCCGGCGGCTGACACTGCCCTTGCAGGACCTCGCGAAGATCGCCGAACGGTTGGGCTCCGGCGACGCGCGGCCGAGCAAACACCGCTACGGCATACCCGAGCTCGACCGGGTGGCCCAGGTGCTCGATCGCAGCGCCACCCGTATCTCCGACCTGCTCACCAGGGAACGCGAGTTCGCCACCGACGCCTCGCACCAGCTCCGCACCCCGCTGACCGGCCTCACCATGCGCCTGGAGGAGATCGTCGCCGCTTCCGACCACCCCGAGGTGGTACGCGAGGAGGGCGAGGCGGCGATCGTGCAGGCGGAGCGGCTGACCGCCGTGATCGACGAGCTGCTGTCGGCGGCCCGCCGCCAGCGCCACGCCCAAGCCGAACCGGTCGCCATCGACATCGTGCTCGGCCAGCAGATCACCGAGTGGGAGCCGGTGTTCAGGGACGCGGGACGCATGCTGCGGCTGGAGGGCGCGCGCGAGCTGATGGCGATGGCCACGACCGGCGGGTTCGGCCAGGTGATCGCGTCCCTGCTGGAGAATTCCCTGCGCCACGGCGGTGGCGCCGTCACCATCACCACCAGCAGCGGCGACAACTACGTGGTGATCGAGGTCGCGGACGAGGGCCCCGGCATCGCCGACGAGATCGCCCCCAAGATCTTCGACCGCAACGTCAGTGGCGGCGGGGGGACCGGCCTCGGCTTGACGCTCGCCCGCGCGCTGGCCGCCGCCGACGGCGGCCGACTGGAGCTCGTGCGCCGCCGTCCCGCGACGTTCGCCATCTTCTTGCGCCCGGCGAACGAAGACAGCAGGAGCCGAGTCGTCAGCGGTCCTGCCTGA
- a CDS encoding class I SAM-dependent methyltransferase, which produces MSTTTDEFAERLFQASLGTIEVLSVHIGDRMGWYRALAAHGPAGPDELVARAGGHERYAREWLEQQAAYGILEVAPDGRFVLPKGAAEVLTNEAGLAYLAPLARMLAGAAVQMPALLEAYRSGGGVGWAEFGPDVRESQADMNRPWFEHALPGALAGVPDLDAALRRPGARIADVGCGGGWSTIALARAYPEAMVEGVDIDAPSIELAERNAAVSGLGERVSFRRVDAAALGDGRYDAVFAFECVHDMPRPVDTLAAVRRAVVPGGPVVIMDEAVGESFAGPADDTERLMYGFSLLICLPDGMSEQPSAGTGTVLRPDTLRRYARAAGFGDIEVLPIEDFGFWRFYRLIP; this is translated from the coding sequence ATGTCAACGACTACCGACGAGTTCGCCGAGCGCCTGTTCCAGGCGTCGCTCGGCACCATCGAGGTCCTCTCCGTGCACATCGGCGACCGCATGGGCTGGTACCGCGCGCTGGCCGCGCACGGCCCGGCCGGGCCGGACGAGCTGGTCGCGCGGGCCGGCGGCCACGAACGCTACGCCAGGGAATGGCTGGAGCAGCAGGCCGCCTACGGGATCCTGGAGGTCGCCCCGGACGGCCGCTTCGTGCTGCCGAAAGGCGCTGCCGAGGTGCTGACGAACGAGGCCGGCCTGGCCTACCTCGCGCCGCTGGCGCGGATGCTCGCGGGCGCCGCCGTGCAGATGCCCGCCCTCCTGGAGGCGTACCGGAGTGGCGGTGGCGTCGGCTGGGCGGAGTTCGGGCCGGATGTGCGGGAATCGCAGGCCGACATGAACCGGCCGTGGTTCGAGCACGCGCTGCCCGGCGCCCTGGCCGGCGTGCCGGACCTCGACGCCGCGCTGCGCCGCCCCGGCGCCCGCATCGCCGACGTCGGCTGCGGCGGTGGCTGGTCGACCATCGCGCTGGCCAGGGCGTACCCGGAGGCGATGGTGGAGGGCGTCGACATCGACGCGCCGTCGATCGAGCTGGCCGAGCGCAACGCGGCCGTCTCAGGTCTCGGCGAGCGGGTCTCGTTCCGCCGTGTCGACGCAGCGGCCTTGGGCGACGGCCGGTACGACGCCGTCTTCGCCTTCGAGTGCGTGCACGACATGCCGCGACCGGTGGACACGCTGGCGGCGGTGCGGCGCGCGGTCGTGCCCGGCGGGCCTGTCGTCATCATGGACGAGGCCGTGGGCGAGTCCTTCGCGGGCCCGGCTGACGACACCGAGCGGCTCATGTACGGCTTCAGCCTGCTCATCTGCCTGCCGGACGGGATGAGCGAGCAGCCGTCGGCCGGGACCGGAACCGTGCTGCGGCCGGACACGCTGCGGCGCTACGCGCGGGCGGCCGGGTTCGGCGACATCGAGGTCCTGCCGATCGAGGACTTCGGCTTCTGGCGCTTCTACCGGCTGATCCCGTAA
- a CDS encoding VOC family protein, translating into MNDTPTTGTVSDMTTTGTVSDTPTTGTLHHVEIWVPDLPRAIGSWQWLLEALGYTVSQDWAGGRSWRLGPTYLVMEQSPALTADRHDRRRPGLNHLAFHVESRTRLDALVQQAPAYGWTLMFPDRHPYAGGEQHYAAYLEDKDGFEIELVAFDRPGPS; encoded by the coding sequence GTGAACGACACGCCCACCACTGGAACCGTGAGCGACATGACCACCACTGGAACCGTGAGTGACACGCCCACCACTGGAACACTGCACCACGTGGAGATCTGGGTCCCGGATCTGCCACGGGCGATCGGCAGCTGGCAGTGGCTGCTGGAAGCGCTCGGCTACACCGTGTCCCAGGACTGGGCGGGCGGCCGGAGCTGGCGGCTGGGGCCGACCTACCTGGTGATGGAGCAGTCGCCCGCCCTCACCGCCGACCGCCACGACCGCCGCCGCCCCGGCCTGAACCACCTGGCCTTCCACGTGGAGAGCCGCACCCGGCTGGATGCCCTGGTGCAGCAGGCCCCGGCGTATGGCTGGACGCTGATGTTCCCCGATCGCCATCCGTACGCCGGCGGCGAGCAGCACTACGCCGCATACCTGGAGGACAAGGACGGGTTCGAGATCGAACTCGTCGCCTTCGACCGGCCAGGCCCTTCCTGA
- a CDS encoding UDP-glucose dehydrogenase family protein → MPYRLTVIGTGYLGITHAACMADLGFEVLGLDIDADKVHRLNSGELPIHEPGLEPVLRRGLESGKLRFTTSYEEVAEFGDVHFICVGTPQKRGEYAADVSYMDAAIESLAPLLDRECLVVGKSTVPVGTAERLADKMARLAPAGVEAELAWNPEFLREGFAVQDTLHPDRIVFGVRTERAEKVLREVYEPLGDVPIVVTDFATSELVKTAANAFLATKISFINAMAEVCEAAHADVQQLSEALSYDDRIGGRYLNAGLGFGGGCLPKDIRAFMARAGELGADQALTFLREVDAINMRRRARMVDLARVLAGGSFHGCTVGVLGAAFKPNSDDIRDSPALDVAVTIGHQGGQVTVYDPIALDNARKAHPELNYGASAVEAVRGAHVVLLLTEWQEFVDLDPEELGAVVATRRIVDGRNALDAETWRSAGWHYRALGRP, encoded by the coding sequence GTGCCATATCGCCTCACGGTGATCGGGACCGGATACCTGGGCATCACGCATGCGGCATGCATGGCGGATCTTGGATTCGAGGTCCTAGGCCTCGACATCGACGCTGACAAGGTCCACCGCTTGAACAGCGGTGAGCTCCCGATCCATGAACCGGGGCTGGAACCCGTGCTCCGCCGTGGGCTCGAATCCGGCAAGCTTCGCTTCACCACCTCCTACGAGGAGGTCGCCGAGTTCGGCGACGTGCACTTCATCTGCGTCGGCACACCGCAGAAGCGCGGCGAGTACGCGGCCGACGTCTCCTACATGGACGCCGCGATCGAATCCCTTGCCCCGCTGCTCGACCGGGAGTGCCTGGTCGTCGGCAAGTCGACCGTGCCCGTGGGCACCGCGGAGCGCCTCGCGGACAAGATGGCGCGCCTGGCCCCGGCAGGAGTCGAGGCCGAGCTGGCGTGGAACCCCGAGTTCCTGCGGGAGGGGTTCGCCGTGCAGGACACCTTGCACCCGGATCGGATCGTGTTCGGCGTCCGTACGGAACGGGCGGAGAAGGTGCTGCGTGAGGTGTACGAGCCGCTGGGCGACGTTCCGATCGTGGTGACGGATTTCGCCACGTCCGAGCTGGTCAAGACGGCCGCCAACGCCTTCCTGGCCACGAAGATCTCTTTCATCAACGCCATGGCCGAGGTCTGCGAGGCCGCGCATGCCGATGTCCAGCAGCTGTCGGAGGCGCTCTCGTACGACGACCGGATCGGCGGCCGTTACCTCAACGCCGGACTCGGGTTCGGCGGCGGTTGCCTGCCCAAGGACATCCGGGCGTTCATGGCCCGCGCCGGTGAGTTGGGCGCGGACCAGGCGCTGACGTTCCTGCGCGAGGTGGACGCCATCAACATGCGGCGGCGCGCCCGCATGGTGGACCTGGCCAGGGTGCTGGCGGGCGGTTCCTTCCACGGGTGCACCGTGGGCGTCCTGGGAGCGGCGTTCAAGCCGAACTCGGACGACATTCGCGACTCACCCGCTCTCGACGTCGCGGTCACCATTGGCCACCAAGGCGGACAGGTCACCGTCTACGACCCGATCGCGCTCGACAACGCTCGCAAGGCTCATCCCGAGCTGAACTATGGCGCGTCGGCTGTCGAGGCGGTTCGCGGGGCGCATGTGGTGTTGCTGCTCACGGAGTGGCAGGAGTTCGTGGACCTCGATCCGGAGGAACTGGGCGCGGTGGTCGCCACCCGGCGCATCGTCGACGGGCGCAACGCGCTGGACGCTGAGACGTGGCGGTCGGCCGGCTGGCACTACCGGGCCCTAGGCCGGCCGTAA
- a CDS encoding acyl-CoA dehydrogenase family protein: MSFPLYALAEEHDMLRETVRALADEKIAPHAAEADETEEFSWDVYKALVAADMHAVHVPEQYGGAGADALATVIVIEEVARACASTSLIPAVNKLGTVPLLLSASEEVKSRYLAPVARGEAMFSYALSEPEAGSDAAAMKTRAVADGDSYILNGTKMWITNAGVSEYYTVMAVTDPSAGARGISAFVVEKSDEGVSFGPKERKLGIKGSPTRQVILDNVRIPATRMIGAPGTGFKTALATLDHTRITIAAQALGIAQGALDYAIGYVKERKQFGRPIADFQGLQFMVADMAMKLEAARQLTYHAAAKSERAMHGEPQKDLTFLSSAAKCAASDAAMEITTDAVQLLGGYGYTKDFPVERMMRDAKITQIYEGTNQIQRMVMARQLLK, encoded by the coding sequence ATGAGCTTCCCTCTTTACGCGCTCGCCGAAGAGCACGACATGCTCAGGGAGACCGTCCGGGCCCTGGCCGATGAGAAGATCGCCCCGCATGCCGCGGAGGCGGACGAGACCGAGGAGTTCTCCTGGGACGTCTACAAGGCGCTGGTGGCGGCGGACATGCACGCCGTGCACGTTCCTGAGCAGTACGGCGGCGCGGGGGCGGATGCGCTGGCGACGGTGATCGTCATCGAGGAGGTGGCCCGCGCCTGCGCGTCCACCTCCCTGATCCCCGCCGTCAACAAGCTCGGCACCGTCCCGCTCCTCCTGTCGGCCTCGGAGGAGGTGAAGTCCCGCTACCTGGCGCCGGTGGCCAGGGGGGAGGCCATGTTCTCGTACGCGCTGTCGGAGCCGGAGGCCGGCTCGGACGCCGCCGCGATGAAGACGAGGGCGGTGGCGGACGGCGATTCGTACATCCTCAACGGCACCAAGATGTGGATCACGAACGCCGGCGTCTCCGAGTACTACACGGTGATGGCGGTCACGGACCCGTCAGCCGGCGCCCGCGGCATCTCCGCCTTCGTCGTGGAGAAGTCCGACGAGGGCGTCTCCTTCGGCCCCAAGGAACGCAAGCTCGGCATCAAGGGCTCCCCGACCCGCCAGGTCATCCTGGACAACGTCAGAATCCCCGCCACCCGCATGATCGGCGCCCCCGGCACCGGCTTCAAGACGGCTCTGGCGACCTTGGACCACACCCGCATCACCATCGCCGCCCAGGCCCTGGGCATCGCCCAGGGTGCTCTGGACTACGCGATCGGCTACGTGAAGGAACGCAAGCAGTTCGGCCGGCCGATCGCCGACTTCCAGGGCCTGCAGTTCATGGTGGCCGACATGGCCATGAAACTGGAGGCGGCCCGGCAACTCACGTACCACGCGGCCGCGAAGTCGGAACGCGCGATGCACGGCGAGCCCCAGAAGGACCTGACGTTCCTGTCGAGCGCCGCCAAGTGCGCCGCCTCGGACGCGGCTATGGAGATCACCACGGACGCGGTGCAGTTGCTGGGCGGGTACGGCTACACGAAGGACTTCCCGGTGGAGCGCATGATGCGCGACGCCAAGATCACCCAGATCTACGAGGGCACCAACCAGATCCAGCGCATGGTGATGGCCAGGCAGTTGCTGAAGTAG